The following proteins are co-located in the Ignavibacteriales bacterium genome:
- a CDS encoding NADH-quinone oxidoreductase subunit H, translating to MVIVILQGIASVLILLGLAPLFVGIVNKQKAKLTGRVGAPTLQPYYDLQRLFKKETINASTSSFISRVSPLINFITLIVAAAMLPVGFWKPLVSFNGDIILFAYILGLSRFFQILAAMDIGSSFEGMGAAREATFALFAEPIFFFTIGSISFISGYT from the coding sequence ATGGTCATAGTTATATTACAAGGAATTGCTTCTGTATTAATATTGTTAGGATTAGCTCCTTTGTTTGTTGGCATTGTGAACAAACAAAAGGCAAAACTAACAGGAAGAGTTGGTGCGCCAACCTTACAGCCATACTATGACTTGCAAAGACTTTTTAAAAAAGAAACAATCAATGCAAGCACATCGTCTTTTATCAGTCGTGTTTCACCATTAATAAATTTTATCACACTTATTGTGGCTGCGGCAATGCTGCCCGTAGGATTTTGGAAACCACTTGTAAGTTTTAATGGTGATATAATTTTATTTGCCTACATTTTAGGATTGTCAAGATTTTTCCAAATACTTGCGGCGATGGATATCGGCAGTTCATTTGAAGGCATGGGCGCAGCACGCGAAGCAACATTTGCCTTATTTGCAGAACCAATTTTCTTTTTTACTATTGGAAGTATTTCTTTCATAAGCGGCTATACTTAA
- a CDS encoding GHKL domain-containing protein, whose translation MKSKLSLLIISSTIIFIIIIGFIIFNYRSNLKRIKAEEEKKIISNEMKFQDEVNHISRLASVGELVDTVAHEINTPAGIIGIQADTLNLKYPDNKYSEEIAIIKKQVSRISSYTRSLLNFSKRIPYNPQRNNIITVLEDSLYLLGHRFREKQILVVKEFDLHSYDYFFDKLQLEQVFINILNNAVDEMEIGGTITLSIKTILGESENASFQSGIEIRIHNSGNQIPEQNIHQIFEAFFTTKPDGKGTGLGLSISKKIIQRHEGNIEVKNTDSGPVFIIRLPNKKI comes from the coding sequence TTGAAGTCCAAACTTTCTTTATTAATTATTTCTTCAACTATAATTTTTATAATTATAATTGGATTCATCATTTTTAATTATCGCTCTAATCTTAAAAGAATCAAAGCAGAAGAAGAAAAGAAAATCATTTCGAATGAAATGAAATTTCAAGATGAAGTCAATCATATTTCGAGACTTGCTTCTGTCGGGGAGTTGGTGGATACTGTTGCTCACGAAATCAATACCCCGGCGGGAATCATTGGCATTCAGGCAGATACGTTAAACTTAAAATATCCAGATAATAAATACTCTGAGGAAATTGCGATAATCAAAAAACAGGTTTCCAGAATTTCAAGTTACACTCGAAGTCTTTTGAATTTCTCAAAAAGGATTCCTTATAATCCCCAACGAAATAATATTATAACCGTACTCGAAGATTCACTTTATTTGTTAGGTCATAGATTTAGAGAAAAACAAATTTTAGTTGTTAAGGAGTTTGATCTGCATTCATACGACTATTTTTTTGATAAGCTTCAATTGGAACAAGTTTTTATAAATATTTTAAACAATGCCGTTGATGAAATGGAAATCGGCGGGACTATCACACTTTCAATTAAAACAATTTTGGGTGAATCTGAAAACGCATCCTTCCAATCAGGAATTGAAATTAGAATCCATAATTCAGGTAATCAAATTCCTGAACAAAACATACATCAAATATTCGAAGCTTTCTTTACTACAAAGCCCGATGGGAAGGGTACCGGGTTAGGGCTGTCCATTTCTAAAAAAATAATTCAGAGACACGAAGGAAATATTGAAGTTAAAAATACTGATTCTGGTCCGGTGTTTATTATTCGTCTTCCAAATAAAAAAATATGA
- a CDS encoding hydrogenase, translated as MVSWEVMSMSAYLAMLLEKEKEEVQKGSFYYFAASHVLIFILYIMFFLLHQQTGSWFFSDYHLSFSTGIVVPIIFLLSFIGFGIKAGFMPFHFWLPQAHPIAPTVLSAFLSGVIIKMGIYGILRTYLFIKPVPEWAGWFILIISIISAIFGVWYALAQHDIKRLLAYHSIENIGIIGIGIGIGFIGSANNLPAVEVLGFGGALLHTLNHAIFKSLLFIGSGVVYQNLGTRNIELMGGIVHRAKYIALLFLIGSVAISGVPPFNGFISEFIIYTGFFKTANELKNYYPILMLMFVVGLAFVGGLAVACFTKVNSIMFLGSERKEVKHFHTSVYDYISLGIFALLCVVIGFYPQPFIGIVNKVIVSDFVSTHPSSALVNIDWLYFTLIFSFIALGIFFLYLFKVKLEKKFGRRTSDAWGCGYENLNPRMQYTASSFADELNEIPKSILVYHKKIKVSKNAYPLSSKFESHSNDFVDSKIVLPSFRFLSFLVTKIKFLSQTDIRYYIGFILIIITIYSFIAFLWS; from the coding sequence TTGGTTAGCTGGGAAGTAATGAGTATGTCAGCCTACCTTGCAATGCTGTTAGAAAAAGAAAAAGAAGAGGTTCAAAAAGGAAGTTTTTATTATTTCGCTGCTTCACATGTTTTAATCTTTATTTTGTACATAATGTTCTTCCTGCTTCATCAGCAAACCGGAAGCTGGTTCTTTAGCGATTATCATCTTTCATTCTCAACTGGAATTGTTGTTCCCATAATTTTTCTTTTATCGTTTATCGGATTTGGAATTAAAGCTGGATTTATGCCGTTTCATTTTTGGCTGCCGCAAGCTCATCCAATCGCACCAACTGTTTTAAGCGCCTTTCTTTCCGGTGTGATAATCAAGATGGGCATCTACGGAATTTTAAGAACTTATCTTTTTATCAAACCTGTGCCCGAATGGGCTGGATGGTTTATTTTAATTATTAGTATCATCAGTGCAATATTTGGTGTTTGGTATGCGCTTGCTCAACACGATATTAAACGACTGCTTGCATATCACTCAATAGAAAATATTGGAATCATCGGGATTGGAATTGGAATTGGATTTATCGGATCTGCAAATAATCTACCTGCTGTCGAAGTTTTAGGATTTGGCGGAGCACTTCTTCACACACTTAATCACGCAATATTTAAAAGCCTTTTGTTTATTGGCAGCGGAGTTGTGTATCAAAATCTTGGAACACGCAACATCGAATTGATGGGCGGAATTGTTCATCGCGCTAAATACATTGCATTACTTTTTCTAATTGGTTCAGTTGCGATTAGCGGTGTTCCACCTTTCAATGGATTTATTTCTGAGTTTATCATTTACACCGGATTTTTTAAAACAGCAAACGAGTTAAAAAATTATTACCCAATTTTAATGTTGATGTTTGTTGTTGGTTTGGCTTTTGTTGGCGGACTTGCAGTTGCTTGTTTTACGAAAGTAAATTCAATTATGTTTTTAGGAAGTGAACGGAAAGAAGTAAAACATTTTCACACTTCAGTTTATGATTACATCTCACTTGGAATCTTTGCTCTTCTTTGTGTTGTGATTGGATTTTATCCGCAGCCATTTATTGGAATAGTCAATAAAGTTATTGTAAGTGATTTTGTTTCGACTCATCCTTCTTCGGCATTAGTTAATATTGATTGGCTGTATTTTACTTTGATATTTTCATTCATAGCACTTGGAATTTTCTTTCTATATTTATTTAAAGTTAAACTTGAAAAGAAATTTGGGAGAAGAACTTCTGATGCCTGGGGCTGCGGCTATGAAAACCTGAATCCACGAATGCAATACACAGCTTCATCTTTTGCCGATGAGTTAAATGAAATTCCAAAATCTATTTTAGTATATCATAAAAAGATTAAAGTTTCAAAAAATGCTTATCCTCTTTCTTCAAAGTTTGAAAGTCATTCAAATGATTTTGTTGATAGTAAAATAGTTTTACCTTCATTTAGGTTTTTAAGTTTTCTCGTAACAAAAATTAAATTCCTAAGTCAAACCGATATTCGCTATTACATCGGTTTCATTTTGATCATCATTACAATTTATAGTTTCATAGCATTCTTATGGTCATAG
- a CDS encoding sigma-54-dependent Fis family transcriptional regulator produces the protein MIKILVIDDEIEMLNGIKKLLTLSGFDCVTSQDGNKAISLLNDFNFDLVISDLFMPDISGNQIIEQIKKNHPEIPIIIFTAFGTVERAVEAMKLGAYDFIEKPFDSQHLIMKIKRAVELKTLKSEKENLISQLQDKYSFQNIIAKSQAMKNVFDIVEQVAPVDANVLITGESGTGKELIARAIHVLSQRKAGPFVPVNCGAFPENLFESELFGYEKGAFTGAANRKIGFLEYASSGTFFMDEVFEIPTHIQAKLLRALQERKLTRVGGNNLIDFNVRIIAATNKDVQKAIENGELREDFYFRINVVQIHIPPLRERKIDIPLLADYFISRSNDLSKKNISGIDEHVLNIFENYSWPGNVRELENVIQSAFVFCQTDKITQADLPKYLFSASSKSEFEKISLTEAKQLAIEKIERDFLLFLMEKHSGNITKVAEESGMTRRNIYRIISKYSLNPDDWRIQNDK, from the coding sequence ATGATAAAAATTTTAGTGATTGACGATGAAATTGAAATGCTTAACGGGATAAAAAAATTACTCACCCTTTCTGGTTTCGATTGCGTTACTTCTCAGGATGGTAATAAGGCTATCTCACTTTTGAATGATTTCAATTTTGATTTAGTAATCAGCGATTTATTTATGCCGGACATTAGTGGAAATCAAATTATAGAACAGATAAAAAAAAATCATCCTGAAATTCCAATTATAATATTTACTGCCTTTGGAACTGTTGAAAGAGCAGTCGAAGCGATGAAGCTTGGTGCTTATGATTTTATAGAAAAACCATTTGACAGCCAGCATCTTATAATGAAAATAAAAAGAGCGGTTGAATTAAAAACTCTGAAATCAGAAAAAGAAAATCTGATTTCGCAACTGCAGGACAAATACAGTTTCCAAAATATAATTGCAAAAAGTCAGGCGATGAAAAATGTTTTTGATATTGTTGAACAAGTGGCGCCGGTTGATGCAAACGTTCTAATAACAGGTGAAAGTGGCACAGGTAAAGAATTAATTGCACGGGCAATTCATGTTTTGAGTCAAAGAAAAGCCGGTCCTTTTGTACCGGTTAATTGTGGAGCTTTTCCGGAAAATCTTTTTGAGTCCGAATTATTCGGTTATGAGAAGGGTGCATTTACAGGAGCTGCTAATAGAAAAATAGGATTTTTAGAATACGCCAGTTCAGGTACATTTTTTATGGATGAAGTTTTTGAAATACCGACTCATATTCAAGCAAAATTACTCCGGGCATTGCAAGAACGAAAACTAACCAGGGTGGGTGGAAATAATTTGATTGATTTCAATGTTAGAATAATAGCCGCTACTAATAAGGATGTGCAAAAAGCAATTGAGAATGGCGAACTGCGCGAGGATTTTTATTTTAGAATTAATGTTGTTCAAATTCATATTCCACCATTAAGAGAACGCAAAATAGATATTCCACTGCTTGCAGATTATTTTATATCTAGATCAAATGATTTATCTAAAAAAAATATTTCCGGGATTGACGAGCATGTGCTCAATATTTTTGAGAATTATTCCTGGCCCGGAAATGTTAGAGAATTGGAAAACGTTATTCAAAGTGCTTTCGTATTTTGTCAAACGGATAAAATCACACAGGCTGACTTACCCAAATATCTTTTTTCCGCATCTTCAAAAAGTGAATTCGAAAAAATTTCATTAACTGAAGCAAAGCAGCTTGCAATCGAAAAAATTGAAAGAGATTTTTTATTATTTCTTATGGAAAAACATAGCGGCAACATAACTAAAGTAGCAGAAGAATCAGGGATGACAAGGCGAAACATTTATCGAATCATAAGCAAATACAGCCTCAACCCTGATGACTGGCGCATTCAAAATGATAAATAA
- a CDS encoding cytochrome c3 family protein, which yields MKKYYLIITLLILSAAFTLAQETKEEDQCFTCHEMLGSKEAELFKKDIHHLKGISCSACHGGDSKNDDMDAAMNPKIGFTGVPKGDGITEKCIKCHADKDKMQRYGSNLPTNQYENLKSSVHWKLSLSGKEHMVQCTTCHNAHGIVSVKNPLSPVYPLNVPKTCSSCHSNEVFMRTFNPSLPVDQFQKYKTSQHGILNSKGDSKTAECASCHGSHDIKSTKDVNSKVYPLNVPKTCSKCHSDADYMKSYHIPTDQFQKFSSSVHGKALLEKKDINAPACNSCHGNHGAVPPGVESISKVCGSCHALNAELFSNSPHKKAFDEKNYPECETCHGNHEIAPPTISMLGVTDDAVCSKCHKENENKKVI from the coding sequence ATGAAAAAGTATTATTTAATTATTACATTATTAATTTTATCAGCAGCTTTTACTCTTGCTCAAGAAACCAAAGAGGAAGATCAGTGTTTTACATGTCACGAAATGTTAGGAAGCAAAGAAGCAGAATTATTTAAAAAAGATATTCATCATTTAAAGGGAATTTCCTGTTCTGCCTGTCATGGTGGAGATAGTAAAAATGATGATATGGATGCAGCTATGAATCCCAAAATCGGTTTCACCGGCGTTCCTAAAGGTGATGGGATAACGGAAAAATGTATTAAATGTCATGCCGATAAAGATAAAATGCAAAGATATGGTTCGAATCTGCCTACAAATCAATATGAAAATCTAAAATCAAGCGTGCATTGGAAATTATCATTGAGTGGAAAAGAGCACATGGTTCAATGTACTACTTGCCATAATGCTCACGGGATAGTTTCAGTAAAGAATCCCCTCTCCCCTGTTTATCCATTGAATGTTCCCAAAACATGTTCATCCTGTCATAGCAACGAAGTTTTTATGCGAACATTCAATCCATCATTACCTGTTGATCAGTTTCAAAAATATAAAACAAGTCAGCACGGAATATTAAATTCAAAAGGTGACAGCAAAACTGCTGAGTGCGCAAGCTGTCATGGAAGTCACGATATAAAATCTACTAAAGATGTTAACTCAAAAGTTTATCCATTGAATGTTCCTAAGACTTGCTCGAAATGCCACAGCGATGCCGACTATATGAAAAGCTATCACATACCAACTGATCAATTTCAAAAATTTTCATCAAGCGTTCATGGAAAAGCATTACTAGAAAAGAAAGATATCAATGCGCCGGCTTGCAATAGCTGTCATGGAAATCACGGTGCAGTTCCCCCCGGAGTTGAATCAATTTCAAAAGTATGCGGATCCTGTCACGCACTAAATGCAGAATTATTTTCTAACAGTCCGCACAAAAAAGCATTTGATGAAAAAAATTATCCCGAATGCGAAACCTGTCATGGAAATCATGAAATTGCTCCCCCTACCATCAGTATGCTTGGTGTTACTGATGATGCAGTTTGTTCAAAATGCCATAAAGAAAATGAAAACAAAAAGGTTATTTAA
- a CDS encoding PTS sugar transporter subunit IIA: MELNIKDISHLLMLPEKEVQQLIKKNEIPFQHLHDKVVFNKHQIIEWALGHNLPINVSGHQKLSEYHIETLGTLLDKDSFHYDCELTEAGYLEQMISQINFEKNVDKEIIVQLLKSRESMMSTAIGNGISLPHPRVPLMVGRNKPLINFSFQINHLI; the protein is encoded by the coding sequence ATGGAACTTAACATAAAAGATATTTCTCATTTGCTAATGCTTCCCGAAAAAGAAGTTCAGCAGTTGATTAAGAAAAATGAAATTCCATTTCAACATCTTCACGACAAAGTTGTTTTTAACAAACACCAGATAATCGAATGGGCGCTTGGACACAACCTTCCAATCAACGTTTCAGGTCATCAGAAATTAAGTGAATATCACATAGAAACTTTGGGCACTTTGTTAGATAAAGATTCATTTCATTATGATTGTGAATTAACAGAAGCTGGTTATCTCGAACAAATGATTTCACAAATAAATTTTGAAAAAAATGTTGATAAGGAAATTATTGTGCAGCTTCTTAAAAGCAGGGAATCAATGATGAGCACAGCTATTGGAAACGGAATAAGTCTTCCCCACCCTCGCGTACCGCTTATGGTGGGAAGAAATAAACCACTGATAAATTTTTCTTTCCAAATAAACCACTTGATTTAA
- a CDS encoding cytochrome b N-terminal domain-containing protein — translation MKNKLQNIYSWVDERVHLQDLVNFMGKKYVPVHRHSIWYYFGGLSLFLFIIQVVTGILLLLYYKGSADLAFESIQFIMSKVQFGWLIRSIHAWSANLFILSLFIHMFSVYFEKAYRKPRELTWFTGMVMLFLALGFGFSGYLLPWNELAFFATKVGSDIAGAVPVIGEPMKIFIRGSEDVTGATLSRLFGFHVALFPGIFTFFLLIHLILIQRQGISEPMHFESIPKKEKKTMPFFPNFLLRDLLFWLVVLNILAILAVFFPSELGKKADPFGSAPAGIKPEWYFLFMFQSLKYLPANILFIEGEVVGILLFGLAGVLWLFVPFWDRKSSRGEKNYIINYLGIFAVVFIIILTMLGWLS, via the coding sequence ATGAAAAATAAATTACAAAATATTTATTCCTGGGTTGATGAAAGAGTTCATCTGCAGGACTTAGTAAATTTTATGGGTAAAAAATATGTGCCTGTTCATCGTCATTCGATCTGGTATTATTTCGGAGGTCTTTCACTTTTTCTATTTATAATTCAAGTTGTTACTGGAATCTTGCTTCTGCTTTATTATAAAGGAAGTGCTGATCTCGCATTCGAAAGCATTCAATTTATAATGTCGAAAGTTCAGTTCGGATGGCTGATCAGATCAATACACGCATGGTCGGCAAACTTGTTTATTTTATCTCTATTCATTCACATGTTCAGTGTGTATTTTGAAAAAGCTTATCGCAAACCAAGAGAGTTGACTTGGTTTACAGGTATGGTAATGCTCTTCCTTGCACTTGGATTTGGCTTCAGCGGTTATCTTTTACCATGGAATGAATTAGCTTTCTTTGCTACCAAAGTTGGTTCTGATATTGCGGGAGCTGTACCGGTGATAGGTGAACCAATGAAAATTTTTATTCGTGGAAGTGAAGATGTAACGGGCGCTACATTATCACGTCTATTTGGTTTTCACGTTGCTTTATTTCCAGGAATTTTTACTTTCTTTCTTTTAATACACTTAATATTAATTCAGAGACAAGGAATCAGTGAACCAATGCACTTTGAATCAATTCCAAAGAAAGAAAAAAAGACAATGCCCTTTTTCCCAAACTTTCTTTTGCGTGATTTATTATTCTGGTTAGTTGTCTTAAATATTCTCGCAATCCTCGCAGTCTTTTTTCCGTCGGAACTTGGTAAGAAAGCTGATCCGTTTGGCTCGGCTCCGGCAGGCATAAAACCTGAATGGTATTTTCTTTTTATGTTTCAAAGCCTAAAATATTTACCCGCTAATATTTTATTTATTGAAGGCGAGGTCGTTGGTATTCTATTATTTGGATTAGCCGGGGTGCTCTGGTTATTCGTTCCGTTTTGGGATCGAAAATCTTCACGCGGGGAAAAAAATTATATAATTAATTACCTGGGAATCTTTGCCGTTGTTTTCATCATTATTCTAACTATGCTTGGATGGTTATCATGA
- a CDS encoding NADH-quinone oxidoreductase subunit H has protein sequence MICSISVFMLAVTECSRMPVDDPNTHLELTMIHEVMILDNSGLDLFLYQYSSYIKLFIYSVLEISFFYPFSQQSYLIGILIFIVGSIVLSFSLAVVETITSRYKMKSIPQYLLFATAIGILNLLIYTFTK, from the coding sequence GTGATATGTTCAATCTCAGTATTTATGCTTGCAGTTACAGAATGTTCACGTATGCCTGTTGATGATCCAAATACTCATCTGGAGTTGACAATGATTCACGAGGTGATGATACTTGATAATTCAGGCTTGGATCTATTCCTCTATCAATACTCAAGCTACATAAAGTTATTCATCTACTCTGTTCTTGAAATATCATTCTTTTATCCATTCAGCCAGCAGAGCTACCTAATTGGGATATTAATATTTATAGTTGGAAGCATCGTGTTAAGTTTTTCACTTGCTGTTGTAGAAACTATTACCTCAAGATATAAAATGAAAAGCATTCCACAATATTTGTTATTTGCAACTGCAATCGGAATATTAAATTTATTGATTTACACTTTTACAAAATGA
- a CDS encoding Rieske (2Fe-2S) protein, which yields MNETETSTKKTTRRGFLNYIMSITGIGFSASILYPLFSFLKPPKQNEVEVSSVLACKLSEIEKETHKIIRFGSKPVILIRTAEDKLVAFSAVCTHLDCTVQYKKEMGTIWCACHNGKYDLTGRNISGPPPRPLDPFVVKVKGDEIYISKKA from the coding sequence ATGAATGAAACTGAAACTTCAACTAAAAAAACAACACGCAGGGGTTTTCTAAACTATATAATGTCTATAACTGGAATTGGATTTAGTGCATCAATTCTTTATCCCTTATTTTCATTTCTTAAACCACCAAAGCAAAATGAAGTTGAAGTTTCAAGCGTTTTGGCTTGCAAACTTTCCGAAATTGAAAAAGAAACTCACAAGATAATTCGGTTTGGGAGTAAGCCGGTGATTTTAATTCGAACAGCTGAGGATAAGCTTGTTGCTTTTTCTGCTGTTTGCACCCACCTTGACTGCACTGTTCAATATAAAAAAGAAATGGGTACAATTTGGTGTGCTTGCCATAACGGTAAATATGATCTTACGGGCAGAAATATTTCCGGACCGCCTCCCCGACCATTAGATCCATTCGTTGTTAAAGTTAAAGGTGATGAAATTTATATATCTAAAAAAGCATAG
- a CDS encoding PTS sugar transporter subunit IIA, translated as MDGKPVHTLIMLISQTIKQHLSLIAHLSFLLSKETFRFALENRLECNEILDIITKIEETRNKS; from the coding sequence ATTGATGGTAAACCCGTTCATACTTTAATTATGCTAATCTCTCAAACAATAAAGCAGCATTTAAGTTTGATCGCTCATTTAAGTTTTTTACTTTCAAAAGAAACATTTAGATTTGCGTTGGAAAACAGACTTGAGTGCAACGAAATTTTAGATATAATTACAAAGATTGAGGAGACAAGAAATAAATCTTAA
- the sulP gene encoding sulfate permease, translating into MPYLKPKFFTTLKNYNKQQFISDATAGVIVGIVALPLAIAFGIASGVTPEKGIITAIIAGFVVSFFGGSRVQIGGPTGAFIIIVYGIVQQYGTTGLAIATIMAGIILVIMGLVKFGSLIKFIPYPVVVGFTSGIALLIFSTQVKDFFGLTIEKVPAEFHEKWMAYFQTFSTINYNVFGIAMLALLIMIFWPKVTHRIPGSLIAIIVTTVIVIIFKLPVDTIGSRFGEIPSNLPSPSFYEIDLTIVRNLIGPATVIAILAAIESLLSAVVADGMIGGKHRSNMELIAQGLANIIVPIFGGIPATGAIARTATNIKNGGRTPVAGIIHALTLLLIMLFFGSYAKLIPMATLAAILIIVAYNMSEWHAFKSLLKSPKSDVAVLLTTFFLTVIFDLTIAIEIGMVLSVLLFMKRMSEVSNVSVITRELEDEEDQPDPNAIDKKQIPEGVEVFEINGPFFFGAAKKFKDEMAVIEKPPKVRIIRMRNVPAIDATGLQTLKDFHHDAIKQKTHMILSGVHTQPLYAMTQAGIFDLYGEDNIHGNIDDALDRAREVLGLPKIGRPKDFIPTVKRDMETK; encoded by the coding sequence ATGCCCTATTTAAAACCCAAATTTTTTACCACACTTAAAAATTATAATAAACAACAATTTATTTCTGATGCGACTGCCGGCGTTATCGTTGGTATCGTTGCACTTCCACTTGCAATTGCATTTGGTATCGCTTCCGGTGTTACACCTGAAAAAGGAATTATCACTGCAATCATTGCAGGTTTTGTAGTCTCCTTTTTTGGCGGCAGCCGTGTCCAAATTGGTGGACCAACCGGCGCATTCATTATTATTGTTTACGGAATTGTTCAGCAGTATGGAACAACCGGTCTGGCAATTGCCACTATAATGGCGGGTATAATTTTAGTCATAATGGGATTGGTTAAGTTTGGTTCGCTGATAAAATTCATACCCTACCCTGTTGTTGTTGGATTTACAAGCGGTATTGCTCTGCTGATCTTTTCTACACAGGTAAAAGATTTTTTTGGATTAACTATTGAAAAAGTACCTGCCGAGTTTCACGAAAAATGGATGGCATACTTTCAAACTTTCTCAACAATAAATTATAATGTATTTGGCATTGCAATGCTGGCATTGTTAATAATGATTTTCTGGCCAAAGGTAACACATAGAATTCCAGGTTCATTAATTGCAATTATTGTAACAACGGTTATTGTGATTATATTCAAACTTCCTGTCGATACAATTGGAAGCAGATTTGGCGAGATACCTTCAAATCTTCCTTCCCCAAGTTTTTATGAAATTGATTTAACTATAGTGCGTAACTTAATTGGACCTGCAACTGTAATAGCAATACTTGCAGCAATAGAATCACTTCTCTCTGCAGTTGTTGCAGACGGAATGATTGGCGGTAAGCACAGAAGCAATATGGAATTAATTGCACAGGGTTTAGCCAACATTATTGTCCCAATATTTGGCGGCATACCCGCTACCGGTGCTATTGCGAGAACTGCCACTAATATTAAAAACGGTGGAAGAACGCCTGTTGCTGGAATCATACACGCATTAACACTTTTATTGATAATGTTATTTTTTGGCAGTTATGCAAAATTAATTCCTATGGCTACATTAGCTGCAATACTTATTATTGTTGCATACAATATGAGTGAATGGCACGCATTCAAATCATTATTAAAAAGTCCTAAGAGCGATGTTGCAGTTTTATTAACTACATTTTTCTTAACTGTTATTTTTGATCTGACGATTGCAATCGAGATTGGAATGGTACTTTCAGTTTTACTATTTATGAAGCGTATGTCTGAAGTTTCTAATGTTAGCGTTATTACTCGTGAGCTTGAAGATGAAGAAGACCAGCCCGATCCTAATGCAATTGATAAGAAACAAATTCCCGAAGGTGTGGAAGTATTTGAAATTAACGGACCATTCTTCTTTGGTGCTGCGAAAAAGTTTAAAGATGAAATGGCTGTTATAGAAAAGCCGCCAAAGGTAAGGATTATAAGAATGAGAAACGTGCCTGCAATTGATGCAACCGGACTGCAAACTCTAAAAGATTTTCATCACGATGCGATAAAGCAAAAAACGCACATGATTCTTTCCGGAGTTCATACACAGCCTTTATACGCAATGACACAAGCAGGTATTTTTGATCTGTATGGCGAAGATAATATTCATGGTAATATTGATGATGCACTTGATCGTGCGAGAGAAGTACTTGGTTTGCCAAAGATAGGCAGACCAAAAGATTTTATTCCAACTGTTAAGAGAGATATGGAGACAAAATAA